Genomic DNA from Telopea speciosissima isolate NSW1024214 ecotype Mountain lineage chromosome 2, Tspe_v1, whole genome shotgun sequence:
GATTCGATTGTtacaaaagaggggaaaaacaAGCTTCAGATTCGATTGGATTGAACCAGTTTTATGCGGACAATAGGccagatcaaaaccaaactgttaAATCAAAAATCGGTTTTAGTCCTATTTGGATCGTTTTTTATTGGGTTGACTTAACAGTCTATTTTCAGGCCTTTATTGGTTcagtttaagttttttttttttttttttccgcacTTATATGTGTGTCAAAAAATACTGAAAATAACGATCAAATCGGTTTATTTAGTCGGTTCAGTTTTCAATTTCTATCGATTTGTAAACCGATTAAGAATTCGATTTGAGCTAAGCCGGTCACTTTGGTAAGTCTGACCGATTCATTTTAGAAATCGGCACCCTATACTCTTTTTCCATTCCctctctgattttttttttcttttttaccctGATGAAAAATGAGAGATAGTGGATATTGATGAATTAGAGAATCAATGTCTACATGCGTCGTACGGATTTAAATCATGGTATCAGTAACAGCATTAGTCGTAGTTATGTGTGAGACCATAACTCTATAACTCCCAATATGTCAGCACTCCCTTTCATGTGTAATTTCGACGTACCTACTTTTACACATAGGAAAACGAAGAGGATAACAAAACGACCTATGCTATGATATCATGTTGAAGGGTTTAACCCAAAACTTGAAGGCATTAAGAAGAGATAACTCAAATAAATGAAGACACGAAGGCTAATCACAATTTGCCATGATATTAGTATAGCAACCTTTAACAATGGATTTGCATCTTGAGTGACCGTTGTGAGGCTTTAATGGGTTTAAGAATTAAGGTTCCATGAGGCTTAATTAAGATAACGGCCAGAGATTGCTGTCTAGGAGTGTAGTGCCTGCACAAGCATAGGGACCAATGAGAACGCATGCAGAAGCATGAACAtatatgccatttttttttttactttcatgaGGGTATTGCAGTATTTTCATCTGcttctgtgtctaggcatacGAGCCACACGACCAGGGagcgttctttttcccctaAGGTTATAAGTTTTAAGGTTTCATGTTGTTTTCCCCCACTATTTGCCAAACAAAGTAGACAAAAGGAGTAAAAAAATCTACGCATAAAGAGCTACACTCTAGACCTGCAATTTAaaagaatatttaaaaaaaaaaaaaaaaaaagtgaaaaagaactTTGAATGGAAGTATGGCCTACTcagcactcctatgagtctatctatctcctctccatgtgaaaagacacatctgcccacttgttttgaggagagagatagacacacggGAGTGTTTGCGTAGGTTGCACTCCTGGATAGAAAACTGCTTTCCAAAAAATAATACCTATAAATGCTCATTATCAGGttccattgtttttttttgggggggggggggggagggttgtgatgcatgaatgtaattttgaTTGAGCGGATGCATGGATTAAGGCATTGGGATCAGATTGGCCAACCCATATTAGTATTGACGCTGATCGATATCAATATAATATGTATCATTCATTGCTATTGGTTAAAAGGTGGTGTTTTCGAATTTTTGGTTGATTTAGACCGGAATTGTTTGATACATTTACCGCTTATCGTGAACTAAATCCTTGAATGAATGAATGGGAGTGCAATTAGTATCAGATAAATATGTGACATTTTTTTAATCGGTCGATTCAGACCAATATGATCTTGTTatgtgtctcgaattcttggatCCGTTTCAAAGAATGACCCGCTTCGACATTTTTTGGTGGCTACCCGAATGGAACTGTTtttgagatctgtgatggtagcggagggctTGGGGGTGCTGGGGTGAAGTCCCCGCGGTACGGTTCGCCCTAACCCGATGGATCAACCCAGATCCGATgaaggagtatttatgttctttacccGCTTTGTTGTAAAGTGTaagatttggggattttcattttagggtttcagggaGAGAGCAACAAtgccgttttgggtgttcttgagagtgTCCATTATAACTTTCTCTGATTTACATAGCGAAACAGCTTCGCCTTTGCCTGTGgttgtagcacaccatactggtgtgtggaCCATGTTAAATCTTTGTGTCATCTTGctcattttctgtttcttttcgtgttttggttggtgtttgttctaacaGATCTGATATATATTAGTATCGCATTGATATTGATGATGAACGATACCAACATCAATACTGTAAACTAAATCAAATGAATAAGAGTGCAACTTTCCATAATTAATTTTTCCGTGCCAAATATGAACTCTTGAAAGTTCATATTGGTTAGTTGTCAAACTTGAGGCCCAATACAAATTTTATTATCCACCCTTGTGATGCATGCTGCCCTTTGAATTTTGTTCAAagttatttaaatattttaatttttatttgttccGCATGAGCGCTTAAAACTTAAACTTGACacataaacacaaaagaaagagtgaatggaagttggaacttggaacacAAGGATGTCTATGGATGATGTTTGGTAGGTAAAATACTCCAATGGCTTTCCCCTCCCCTATTccaattaaaattatttttttatagacAATGATAGAGTAcaatacaataaaaaaatttcaataattaaaatttttttggtaaacggggATATTACTGATGAAGGGGTGTGTACAGCCAGTAGCTTCAGTCACACAAAGCTCCTGAAGCCACCGAATGGAATTTGGCCAATTTGTCACACACGCGAGAGACAGTCCCTTCCTTGCCAGGGCATCTGAGACGACATTCATAGCCCTTGGAACAAACGAAAAAGtcacaaaagagaaagaagttgAGAGCCTGATCACATCAGCTATCAGGTCTTCCACCTCCCAGACCGAGGATTTCCTTCCATCGATAAACAAGACTGCATCCATGCTGTCGGTCTCCACCTAGATGTTCTCAAAGCCCAACTCCAGTGCAGTAGTTAAGGCACTGCGAATTGCAAGAACCTCCCCTTGAATAATAGTTCCAAAGTGGTGTGGGATGGATCACGCCTTGTAATGGATACCAGTGTGATCTTTGAAAATTAAGCCTAGACCACCTTTTGCTGAACCCTTTGGTAATGCTGCATCACAATTTACCTTGATTACACCCACCGGTGGGGGGTCCCATTGGTGGCAAATGTGGGGGTTGCCTTCAGTCATAACATAGGTTTGATCACCCGGCCTTTGAGTTGCTGTAGCAAATTCCAGGTAAGCCTTTTCTGCTAACAGAATCTCCTCTAAAGGAGTCCACTCCTTACCATTGAAAGCCAATTCATTTCGAGCTCACCACAGATACCAACAGAGAAAAGAGGCTCTTGAGAGGGAATCACGAGTTTTCCTCTTGTCCTGCTTGAACCAAACATCCCAGCTCTGAATCCAATCAGCCAGCCGCGGCATATCATCTGGGGGGGGAGAACTGCAGGGGGCTCCCAAACCACACACTTCGCGCGAAAGGGCAGTTGAAAAGAATATGGTCACTAGATTCTGGAGATGCACCACATTTCAAACAGCTTGGGTCAATATTTACCTGCCGAGATAATAAACCCGCACCTGTGGCCAAGGCTTCATTACAGGTTCGCCAAAGGAATGATTTGATCTTCGGAAGAGTTTGGATAGCCCAAATACGGTTCCACACCACGTTTGGGATATGCTCCAGTGTCGAGATCTGGACGTTGAAGCCCTGGTCCAGAGgtcctcttcctctttcctaGCAAGCAATTGATAGGCAGACTTGATGCTGGAACGACCATCTCTAGACGCCCCACAATACCTCTTATCCTCTCCAAGAAAAAAACTAAGAGGGATTTGGAGAATAGCGATTGCATCAGATGGATGGAAGAGAAATTGGATCAGGTTGAGTCTCCATCTTTGCGTCGCAGGATCTATGAGGTCTGCAACAATCGAGAGTGCACACTCCTCCGGTTTTGGATACTGTAACTTGAAATTTGGCAACGCTAGAATCCACCTATGCTCCCAAATATGAATCCTTGTACCATCACTGTGCTACCCTGCTCAGATATAGGGGTGCGTGAAATGACCTGACCGCCTTTCTGTGTGGGTGTGGCAATCATTTCGCATGCCCCTGTATTTAAGCACAGGGATAGTACACTGCATAcgattatcaaaaaaaaaattacactacACACCtccaagtagcgttcttttttcccttaaataaaACAACGAGAAATGATAAAGCAATATCACCAATTTAACACACTCATATTTTCTTtgctcatatgtcaagtttgTAGTTAAATAGATTATATAATTGAACAATTCATGATCTTAAACATGGTGCATTTATGCACTtggattttttaatatttgataCGGGTCccacctaagggtgtcaatcggtgcGGTTTTTGTTATTCGGCCCAGTTACGGTGTAGTTTACATTTTGACAAGGTGAAattaaaatcgaaccaaatagaaatcaaccaaaatcaaaatcgttttGCATATGGTCTGATTTTACtagtttctatttggttttcgTTATCCAATTCACAATTGGTTTACATACGGTCTGTAGTGCCAGTTTTGAAAAACTATAATGAAAACAACTTCAACTTTTCAAATCCTTGTATTTTCCTATTCTCTACCAGTCTTCCCCACTCATCCTATTTTCCATGCgtatgtgataaaaaaaaacatcccaTGTTCATCCGTTGGTCTCCATtcttgttccttgtttttttttgtgtttttgttttccaGTCTGTCATGGTAACAAGCTTTTACTTCCATTAAGAGAAAAGTTCTtattaatccattttaacatgatccatcatttttaattattttatgtttttaattattattttattaattaatctAATTGACGCATGGACTAGTATTTTAGTGAGAGGTATCGATTTCTATTCAGTTTAGAACCGTCAATTTTGCGGTACAAATCAACACCGAACCGAAAAAAAAACCACTAacgaaatcaaaatcgaatcaatTTTATGCGGTCAGTTCGATCGTAATCCGTCGATTCTGGTTCCATTTTGATACCCTTAGTCCCACATACGGAGGGAATGCAAATATACGTCCGTAGTTATACAACTCGGCGATTTTGGTCGGAGGATGTATGACTCGGCGATATATAAAGGTCTTGACTTTGACGTTTTGTCGTTATATACTTTTCTCGTCAAGTCCACCTTCGCATGCGGATCACCAGCGGTATAAATTATGATGCGGCTTGGCCTGACCCTCTTCCTCGCATCTTCGGGTTGACAGAATAATCTGACCCGTCTACGTCCACGCAACAGTACAACACCCCACCTTAACTAACGTCCTCAATTTCTCACCCGTTGAAACTTCACCACGTGTCTCTGCCGTTAATTTACCCtcttcgtctctctctctcgactCTCGCGTGCCAAGCGTTCTTATCACGCTAACAAAAGCACGCGTTTTCGCCGTTTGGGAATCCCTTTAAACCCCTTTCCCCGTCtttcacatttttttcttcAGAACACCAGATCGgacctctctcttcccctctctctctcttacccctttctctttctttctcttcctctctgtAGCTTATCTGTTTTCTTTCCCTCCCTCGCTCTCTTTACTGCCGGATCTGTAGATCTACTGGTGActtagggttttcttttctctctcttctacttgGGAATCTGAATGATCCATTTCATGGTCTTGAAGAAATTGGATTCAATTCGAGGAGTTATCTACTAGATCGGTAAgaaggaaactagggtttctcttcTTGAACACGGGATCTTGATTTCGAACTTTCgatttcatttcattctttgtTGGGTGAGGTTGTTGAGGCAAGTTAGGGATTAGTTTGGTGTCTTTTCTCAACAAAAAGGTTGCGTTTTTGAGGTTCCACAAGAAGAACTGCTGGGATTCGTAGACAGAATCATCGATGGCCTCGGTAGGTTCTTCTTACTGGTGCTACAGATGCAGTCGTTATGTCAGTGTTTGGGGTCGCGATACCATTGTCTGCCCCGAATGCGATGGAGGATTTGTTGAAGAGGTCGAGAACCCTTCCGGGGCTGCACATGATGAGGCTCGGCATCGACGGTTCCCTGCCGCTGCTATGTACATGCTTGGGAATCGACAGGCTTCTGATCAAAACAGGTATTTAGGATTACGCCGCagccggaggaatggtggtgaGCGCTCACCTTTCAATCCTGTTATTGTTCTCAGAGGGCCTGCCGATGGCGTTGGCACCGaagttggtggtggtgttggcgAAGGGGGGGCCTTTGAGCTGTACTACGATGATGGTGCTGGTTCAGGCCTTCGTCCGCTGCCTGCTAGCATGTCGGATTTCTTGATGGGATCAGGGTTTGATCGCCTGCTCGATCAGCTGACCGATATCGAGATCAACGGAGTTGGGCGCTGCGAGCATCCTCCGGCTTCCAAGGCTGCCGTGGAGTCCATGCCGACAATTGAGATCGTTGCCAGCCATATTGTCACTGAATCCCACTGTGCCGTCTGTAAGGAACAGTTCGAGCTGGGTTCGGAGGCCCGTGAGATGCCTTGTAAGCACATCTATCATTCCGATTGCATCCTCCCTTGGCTTTCTCTTCGGAATTCTTGCCCCGTCTGCCGCCACGAATTGCCTACAGATGTCCGTGGCAGAAACTCAACCGAGTCTGATGGAAGCCAGGGCAGGCAATCTCCAGGGGTAGCTGACGAAGACACGGTGGGGTTGACCATATGGAGGCTACCTGGTGGTGGATTTGCAGTTGGGAGGTTTTCTGGGGGTAGACGAGCTGCTGAACGTGAGCTGCCCGTTGTTTTTACTGAGATGGATGGTGGGTTCAATACTGGCGGAGCTCCAAGGAGGATTTCATGGACCTCCAGGGGAAGCAGAACAAGGGAGAGTGGGGGGATTCGGCGGGTTTTCcgcaatttcttttctttctttggtagGCTTAGATCTCCGTCTCCTCATTCGCATTCGATTTCCGAATCTGCGACTACCGGCAGAATTCGACCAGTTTTCAATAGAACATCTCGAAggagcaacagcaacagcagcgCTTGGACAATGGAAGATAGCAGTGGGATTCCTAGATGGtgatttgggtttgggtttgggtttgggttgcgAAGGCTTGGAGGCCAATCAAGAAAAGGGTCtccctttattttcttctttagcTGTCTGTGTTCTTTGATCGATCATTTGATTGGATGGTAGTTCTTGTCCCCTTGGGGAAAAGTGAGAACAATCGAAGGCACAGCTTTTTTTAATCACTGTAAATAGCAAAGAacgagaaagaagagaagaatatccaaaaattaagaaaaattttgTTCATTGAAGCAATGTGGTTGTTGGATTCGCTTGCTGATGTTTTGTCGCCTGAAACTTGCGGCAAAATAACTtcaattgaagaagaaagagaaagaagggaagttGCATATCATGTGAGGGTGAGGAGGTACATGACCTCAATGTACTCGAAGTGCCTGTGCTACTTACGCGGCTTCAagcattcattatttttcaataCATTGCATTTTGTATGAATCTTTACGTCACTATATTTTCCCTCTCCTTGACTGTAATCCGATAATTTCTTCAGCTTGGTACATCTATCTGCTGCTCATCTTTACAGAAACCCTTTTAAGTTGTATTCTTATGAAACTTTGTTTGGATAATTCATGAACATCGTTCAGAATCTTTCTTTTGAGACACTGGGTAGGTAGTACCTGTGTTGATGCGGAGACCTGGCTTTCCTTGGAAACATTTGATCGGCTCCCCCTACTTCGTGAAGTTGAACAGGAAGGCTTTTTGGGTCTGTCACCGTGGTTAGTCCTTTAGAAGATAACTGCAACCGAAACCCAGATTTATGGGACTTGGGAATTAAATCTCCCATGGACATTTGGACAGTTACAGTCAGTGAAAGAACAGAAGGTTGGTACGATTTCGAGAGGAGGGCAGAGGAGAGGAattgagaaggagaaggatgTTAAAGAGAATAATATGGTGGATTGTACCCCTTCCAATGTAATGTTTCGGtatcaattaataattaatggcCAAACAAGAACAATGAACAAAGGACACAATCGCAGAATTCAGTTGGGAAATGCTCTCTGGTCTAGACCACCGCCGGATTCCGTGAAGATCAATTAAGATATGGCCACTGATAATAAATGACGGCAAGGGAAATAGAGAGAAATACGGCTATTGTTTGCAATCTCAGAGCTTATAGCCTATACGCTAATTGTGTAATTCTGCTGTCTTTGAAAGCTATCCACATCAATTCATATCCTCAATCACTTCCAACCCGaattttttatcctctcaattacactgcctgtacttgacgtcaagtacatctaatagagggaggtggatcccacatcAACCCCATCtggggcagtgtgttcgggcaaggggtaggaTAATCATTTCTGCCTCCTTTGTTAGATGtatttgacgtcaagtacgggtaGTGTCATTGAGAGGATAAAGGCCTCTTCCAACCCCCGAAACTCAGTTCAGTGTTCGATGATATTATACATCTCTCAAGTTACTTAGGTCTTGCTTGGCGTGTTGGTCAAGTGCACACTTGCTGAACGTATATTTGACCTTCCTCAGACCCTGCTaagggagccttgtgcactgagtacggctttttttcctttctcaagGTACTTCTTGGAAGGCGATTTCCATTTGAGCCCTAAGCAAACGAACATTGTTTCTCACTCCTGGTGTGCAGGGCTCTCTATCTTCTTCAGTTGAAATTGATCTTCCGAGCCTTTACCCTGAGGATCCCATGCATCAGCTATCCcttatgaatgaatgaattttccTTACGCAAACCCTACCCCACCAtgccacccccacccccccccccacccacccaaaaaagaagaacatCTCTGCTGTTTAGAGCGAAGTGACTATTGACCTTATTCTTAAATCTTAGTAGCCCTCTACATGCCCAAATCTCTATGTTGTATGATTATGGCATGTTAGGTTCAGCAATTGAAGCCTAAAGCATAAGGGAAACCAATTGAGCAAGGAATCAAAGATGTAGTTGTAGAGGGCGTAGAAATTTGGACCGATTCAGCTCAGTTGAAAATGTGGTTGCAACCTGATCTCACTAAGAATTGGCCATGGACAATGTATAATGTTTTTCTTATTAGTAAACATTCTACAACTTTTTAAATCATTTCAGTCTATAAAATTAAGAAAGTAGAATGCAATTATAGCTCATAATATACTACTTCTTCAGTTAGGTAAACTAAAGTACCTACTAGAAAGATAAAGAATGTAAACAATATTTGTATGCGTAAGATATAGTCCCACAAATGTAAAATCTGTACCTTAACAATTTTCCTCCTTACTGAACAAAAAACCTGTAGTAGGTAATTTCACATAACTTAATAAACACATACGAATGCAGCTTTAATatgatttgggtttggtttcgAGTACGGTTCGAttcaaaccaaaatcgaattgAAATATTTCCTTTCAATATTAAAGTGGTCAGTTGAAGAATTCACAAGTCACAACCTCTCCTTGTTGAAAAAAATGACTAACGTGGTTATAGATACAGCACAGGGAATTGTCCATCTTTCTCTGCACCTGGCTCCTTAattcccttttctccctttatttattgATCCCACCAACCTACGTACCCATTTAACACTCAACCCAGTTCCTGTGGTTGGAAATAGGGCTCTGACGACGGTCATGTATAAGCACTCCCATCTCTTTCAACAGTTCTATTTTTACTTCTTCGCTGAGATCATCATCCCCCGCCCCCTTCTCTGtccttcccttctttttggtttttaccTTCTCTGAGTTTTCTGATGAACGATACTGGTTCCTCACCAGTATCACCTTACTGAGTACTTTCTTTGACACTGAAATACTTCCTCTTTCTGATGAATGATGAATCTCACACTTTTGAACTGAGTTTCTGAGTGGCTTTGTTCGTCTTCGAGCTTGGCCGCTTATTTTATCTGATTCCCAAGCCCCTCTACTGACTTTCTCATCCTCCCTCCCCCTTCCAAAGATGTATCCGTGGCTCTCCAAAAGCAGGTACCATCCATATGGTTTCCCGCAGAACCGACAGCGTAGTCGCCAATCTCGGCATCCTGAACCTGGGCACTCTATTTGGACATCGGCACATGGTGGAGCCAGCTCTTCGCAGGTGCTCTCCCAATCACAGATGGAAGATCGTACTATCCATGGATACACATTTGGTTTCCCGAAACCACAGAGGGACGTTCTGTGCAACTTCCTTGGGCTGCTGTGGGAACCTCTAGGTGTTACTTCTGTTAAGTGCTATGAGAAAGCTTGGTTCTCTGCTGAATGCAAGACAACTGAACAAAGAGACTTTATCATTGATTCCTCTCCTTGGTGGTTTGATCGTTGCCTGCTACAACTATTTAAGCACCCCCCCCGGGACGCTTCACCATTCAGACAAGAACGTGAAGCTATGCTGATTTGGACCCAAATACATGGTATCCCTGATAGTTGTTTTAATCCTGGCTTCATAAGACAGGCCATCTCCTGTGTTGGAAAGGCTGTTGATTTCCAAATGAATCATGAAGAACTTGGACTACCTAAGGGCACTGCTCGTGTGAAGTTCTTATTTAAGAAGAATAGACCAGTTTGTATTTcctcaaaaatcaaagatgtgcAGGGCTATAACCACACAGTAAACATCTTCTATGAGGTGATTCTCTTCTGCAACTATTGTGGGCGTATTTGTCATGATATTGGCCACTGCCCGGTCCTGAAAGGGCCACCGGACCCTACTATTCCCCCCATGGGTTTCTTCAATAATGCAACTATTCCACCAATAAGGATTAACTTAGTACCTGAGTTCCCTAGAGGCCCAAATGTCATCTCCTCGGAATCCAACTCTACCTCAGCCATGGATGTTTCCTATGGGAATGATGTCACCATACCGGGCATCAATGCACACAACTCTGAGCAGGAATCGGCAGTCAATGCAAATAATATGAGGCCCTTTAGCTCAAACATTGAAGAATCTGCTGGCTTTGTTACTAACAAGCCTGTTAACAGCCCCACTTTCTCAAATCTCCCTGATATTGGCCTACCAAACCAGCCCATGCAATCTTTGCAGGAGCAACGCTTTCCACTTCCAGTGGACTTGAACTGGGATTTCATAAATTCTACACCAACTAAGGTCCCTAACCCCACTTGTCAACCTGTGCCCACTGAGGGCCCCATGTACCAGCATACTGCAGTAAACAACATTTTCCATAGCACTGTAATTTCTAATTCAGGAAACACTGAACAGTTTTTCACCCACCAGTCTTTCTCCTCATGTGGTTTCTTTTTCGGTAATCCGAGTGATCCCCcttgcaataaaaaaaagaaactaactTTTCCCACTGAACCCACCCCGGTACAGTCAGATTTTGAGAAAGCCAAAGCCTTCCTTACCCAGACCCTTGACTCCACCTCTGAACCACATGTCCTACTGCCCATGCTTCAGGATTGGCTGGCTGCGGTCTCTGTTTCGCCCTTGGAAGCTTCTTCACCCCCTCCTCCTCATGCTGTGCCATGTGTTCCGTGCTACCCAGTGACCGATCCTGATGAGCCCTATGACCAACCACAGGTAAGTCCACCAACCTCATTCtctaattttcataattttttcaCTGTGTTCTTTGTAATATTACTTAGTATTGTGTATTTGTGGTACTTTCTCTCAAATAGATACACCAAACGAGGCTTCTATCCCCGCAGGTTTTACATTGTCACTTGTTTATTCCAGCTTATGGTTTTCTGTactcatttttgtactttttctcTACAACCTACTGTTCACCTAACTGTCGTGCTCGTTTCTGTCTTTTCTTTTGTGCTATATCTATAACCATTACGAAGCTCTTCTCTTGGAATGTTATAGGGTTAAATGATAAACTCACCCTCCAATGCCTGGACCATCACCTCAAAAATGTCAAACcagatttaatttttttgtgcGAAACCAAAGTGACTGATTACAACAAAATTAAGTGTAGAACTATATCTAGCAATTTTATTTCCCTTAACCAGTGCCTTAGTAGTGGAACCAAAGGCCTGAGTGAAGGACTCTGGGTATTAGCTACCAAGCATGTCCAAGCCAACCTTGTTTTTGCTCATCCATCCTTTATTTATGTAAATATCACTGACCCGACTGGGCTATGTTGGAGTATCATTTGGGTCTACGCACCACCTCAACAAATGGAAAGACGAAAATGTTGGTTGGATTTAAACAATTATCTCTTTTCCATCAACCCTACCTTTGTACTTATGGGTGACTTTAATGAACTACTTTGTTAAGATGATAAGCTTGGGGGGAAGCCGGTATCTAACCCTACTTATACCCCCTCCCTCAAATCCATCATGACTGACCTGACTCTTGAGACTATCAACTTACCCGACTCCCCATACACTTggataaacaaacaaaaaccacCAAAACTGATTAAAGAATGCCTGGACCGGGCCATTGCTTCCCCGAGCTAGTTAGTAAATTCTCCAAAAGCAACCCTTCGAAAACTATCCCCAGTTGGATCCGATCATAACCCAATTCTTCTTAACACCTCAACCTAGACAAAATCCTACAAGAAATTGTTCCACTTCCAATATGCCTGGACCCACCATCCTGATTTTAATACAGTCTGCTCCCAAACTTGGAAAATGTTGCAGCCCACAAACCTTCACAATAAACTCACAAACCTTAGTTTCTCTCTAGCCAAATGGAACAGGGAGACTTTTGGAAATATAAATTCCCTACAAGCAAGGTACCTAAGCCATTTAGTCATTATTGAAGATAACCCTAACTTACTTAAGGATCCTGAGAGCTCGGATTTGATTTTACAAAGGCTTAAGTGGATTTTCGATGCGGAAGAAGCTTTTTGGCTCCAAAAATCTAGACAAGCCTATATCCATGATGGGGACAGAAACACAAAATATTACCACTCCATGGCTAAATCAAACCTCAGGAAGAGACAAATTTTTGCTATCAAGGATGAGCAGGGAGAATGCACTGATGATCCCATCATAATGGCAAAAATTTTTACTGAACACCTGTCCAAGATTTATACCACTTCAGAATCACTTGACACCTCCTTTGTGGAATGCCTTTTCCCCAGAATCCTTGACCCTATTGACACTAATATTGCTATGCTCCCAACAAAATCTGAAATTCAAATGGCTGTTTTCAGCATTGGAAGCTTTAAGGCCCTAGGACCTGATGGATACCAAACCTGTTTCTTCCAAACTTTTTGGGATCTCATCTCTGAAGACATCCTTCATTTTGTTCATGATTTTTTCAACACTGGAAACCTATCTGAAGGATACAACCATACCcttatgaatgaatgaattttccTTATGCAAACCCTACCCCACCaggccaccccccccccctccccaacccaaaaaagaagaacatCTCTGCTGTTTAAAGCGAAGTGACTCCTGACCTTATTCTTAAATCTTAGTAGCCCTCTACATGCCCAAATCTCTATATTGTCTGATTATGACATGTTAGGTTCAGCAATTGAAGCCTAAAGCATAAGGAAACCAATTGAGCAAGGAATCAAAGATGTAGTTGTAGAGGGCGTAGAAATTTGGACCGATTCAGCTCAGTTGAAAATGTGGTTGCAACCT
This window encodes:
- the LOC122650216 gene encoding probable E3 ubiquitin-protein ligase RHC2A, which gives rise to MASVGSSYWCYRCSRYVSVWGRDTIVCPECDGGFVEEVENPSGAAHDEARHRRFPAAAMYMLGNRQASDQNRYLGLRRSRRNGGERSPFNPVIVLRGPADGVGTEVGGGVGEGGAFELYYDDGAGSGLRPLPASMSDFLMGSGFDRLLDQLTDIEINGVGRCEHPPASKAAVESMPTIEIVASHIVTESHCAVCKEQFELGSEAREMPCKHIYHSDCILPWLSLRNSCPVCRHELPTDVRGRNSTESDGSQGRQSPGVADEDTVGLTIWRLPGGGFAVGRFSGGRRAAERELPVVFTEMDGGFNTGGAPRRISWTSRGSRTRESGGIRRVFRNFFSFFGRLRSPSPHSHSISESATTGRIRPVFNRTSRRSNSNSSAWTMEDSSGIPRW